A single window of Gossypium arboreum isolate Shixiya-1 chromosome 13, ASM2569848v2, whole genome shotgun sequence DNA harbors:
- the LOC108463724 gene encoding uncharacterized protein LOC108463724 has protein sequence MATTSKNMYVFYRQKKNNSASIGKKSTKNPSPKHAATFGFDITQPLTLVSHGGSLDLKDDFDEQEQLLRQFDMNMAYGPCVGITRLDQWKRAQRMGLNPPKEIESLLKDGKVKLESLFDGRV, from the exons ATGGCAACAACATCGAAGAACATGTATGTTTTCTACAGGCAGAAGAAGAATAACTCTGCCTCTATCGGAAAAAAATCAACTAAAAACCCATCTCCCAAACACGCTGCTACTTTCGGTTTTGATATCACCCAACCCCTTACTCTTGTTTCTCATGGCGGTTCACTCGATCTCAAAG ATGATTTTGATGAACAAGAGCAACTGTTAAGGCAATTTGATATGAACATGGCATACGGGCCGTGTGTGGGGATAACGCGGCTGGATCAGTGGAAAAGAGCTCAAAGAATGGGGCTAAACCCTCCTAAAGAGATTGAAAGCCTTTTGAAAGATGGGAAAGTAAAGTTAGAAAGTTTATTTGATGGTCGTGTTTAG
- the LOC108462771 gene encoding UPF0481 protein At3g47200-like, producing the protein MEDIKKRWFEKITKKTNLGLNKFREKMKLLEGKTRKCYELPLPPGLEAKENFVEMMVYDGCFVVQLIRKGHLCDFWKLGLHVSCDMRDDLLLLENQLPFFVLLKLYGMIEPNPGPPRHFYKLLTSALVFLRRDPPYVPRNTASIRHLLGLVHATFHPSLLGTQAEIARREENFQISRDTTPSATELEDAGIHFSGVPIQNMQNQKQGKGNMFDITFDNNTKELKIPILKVDDSTERMFRNYMAYDLRTIIRMGGNDEAVTEMFNKLGDSVYYSPEDFYYKDIANQVNKHCKRNWNIWKAKLKKDYFNTPWSPISFLAALVLLLLTVLQTIFSVLSYYHQRQ; encoded by the exons ATGGAAGATATCAAAAAGAGGTGGTTTGAGAAGATCACTAAGAAAACTAACCTTGGTCTCAACAAATTTCGAGAGAAAATGAAACTCTTGGAAGGAAAAACTCGCAAATGCTATGAACTACCTCTTCCTCCTGGCCTGGAAGCTAAAGAAAATTTTGTAGAAATGATGGTGTATGATGGATGCTTTGTTGTTCAGCTAATTCGGAAGGGTCATCTATGTGATTTTTGGAAACTGGGACTACATGTTTCATGTGACATGCGGGACGATTTGTTATTGCTAGAAAACCAGCTTCCTTTCTTTGTGCTTTTGAAGTTGTATGGCATGATAGAACCAAATCCTGGACCTCCAAGACATTTTTATAAGTTACTTACATCTGCTCTTGTTTTTCTCCGCAGAGATCCCCCCTATGTACCTAGAAATACTGCTAGTATCAGGCATCTTCTAGGCTTGGTACATGCTACTTTCCATCCTTCACTTCTAGGAACCCAAGCAGAAATAGCAAGAAGAGAAGAGAATTTCCAAATCTCACGGGACACGACGCCTAGCGCAACAGAGCTGGAAGATGCGGGAATCCATTTCTCAGGTGTCCCTATCCAAAATATGCAAAACCAGAAGCAAGGGAAAGGGAACATGTTTGACATAACATTTGACAATAACACCAAAGAACTCAAGATTCCAATCTTAAAAGTCGATGATTCCACAGAGCGTATGTTCCGAAATTATATGGCCTACGATTTACGAACAATTATTCGCATGGGAG GAAACGATGAAGCAGTTACCGAAATGTTTAACAAATTGGGGGATTCCGTTTATTACAGCCCAGAAGACTTCTACTATAAGGACATAGCTAATCAGGTGAACAAGCATTGCAAGAGAAACTGGAACATATGGAAGGCAAAATTGAAGAAAGATTATTTTAACACTCCGTGGTCGCCCATATCATTTCTTGCTGCGCTTGTCTTGCTCCTGCTTACTGTACTACAAACTATATTTTCTGTTCTTTCTTATTATCACCAGAGGCAGTAA